Genomic DNA from Mucilaginibacter terrenus:
TAGCTGAAATCTCTTCTAAAACAGGTATCGAGAAGGTGGACGTGCAGGAAACTGTTGAAGCGTTTTTCAAGGTAGTGAAAAGCTCAATGGTAGGTGGCGAGAATGTTTACGTAAGAGGTTTCGGTAGCTTTGTGGTAAAGAAAAGAGCTAAAAAGACCGCGCGTAACATTTCAAAGAACACTGCCATTATTATCCCTGAGCATTTTGTACCCAGCTTTAAGCCAGCTAAAACTTTTGTAGAGAAAGTACGCACAGGCAACAAATCTGCTAAAGCAAGCAAATAATAAGTATGAACAAAAAACAAATAGTCGTAAGTGCGATAGTAGTTGCTACTATGGGCTATTTGTATGTATTGCCTGTTAAGGGCCTTGTAAAGCCAAAAGA
This window encodes:
- a CDS encoding HU family DNA-binding protein, translating into MTKAEIIAEISSKTGIEKVDVQETVEAFFKVVKSSMVGGENVYVRGFGSFVVKKRAKKTARNISKNTAIIIPEHFVPSFKPAKTFVEKVRTGNKSAKASK